In Magnetococcales bacterium, a single genomic region encodes these proteins:
- a CDS encoding valine--tRNA ligase, which translates to MSESELSKTYDPSGVEKRLYRIWEERGYFTPDLNGRGAPYCIMIPPPNVTGSLHMGHAFQDTIMDALTRYHRMRGDRTLWQPGTDHAGIATQMVVERQLEAEGKSRHDLGREAFEARVWQWKGQSGGTIVGQLRRLGASCDWSRERFTMDRELSHAVTEVFVRLYEAGLIYRGKRLVNWDPVLRTAVSDLEVLSEKEAGHLWHLRYPLADGSGFLVVATTRPETMLGDTAVAVHPEDERYKGLVGAMVTLPLTGRLIPIIADDHVDPEFGSGCVKITPGHDFNDHAIGERHHLPVISVLAADATINENAPEVYRGLDRYEARRRVVADLESLGLLEKVEPHELMVPRGDRSRSVIEPLLTDQWFVRVAPLAQKAIAAVEEGRIRLVPAHWEKTYFEWMRNIQDWCISRQIWWGHRIPAWYGPDGHLFVCNCEETVYELAAEHYGSPVHLERDPDVLDTWFSSALWPFSTLGWPGATEELKTFYPTNCLVTGFDIIFFWVARMIMMGLEFTEEVPFRDVYITGLIRDAEGNKMSKSKGNILDPLDLIDGIDLESLVAKRTRDMMQPHLAERIEKATRREFPRGIPPYGADALRFTMASLATQGRDIKFDLGRIEGYRNFCNKLWNASRFVLMNSHEGSERVLVVAGVASIPDRWIRARLKRVTEAVRRAIEEYRFNDYAHHIYQFLWGVYCDWYLEMVKPVLYGDGIAEETRDMTRSTMLEVLETSLRLLHPLMPFITEELWLRVASRAGCAGSSIMLASWPEAEGLDAEEEAIEREMDWVIEVVTTVRTIRAELELPPGKGLPLVVLGEESIIQRLKRHERIISVLARIDRWTRENEVPEGENATGVVGDLRLYIPLAGLMDVDAEMARLLKGSEKLARDLEQVEKKLANPSFLSRANPEVVTKERAKEGELKEKIHEMKEALRRLERMRS; encoded by the coding sequence ATGTCGGAATCGGAACTTTCAAAGACGTATGATCCCTCGGGTGTCGAGAAGCGGCTTTATCGGATATGGGAGGAGCGGGGGTATTTCACTCCCGACCTGAATGGGCGGGGAGCCCCCTATTGCATCATGATTCCGCCACCGAACGTGACGGGAAGCCTGCACATGGGGCATGCTTTTCAGGACACCATCATGGATGCCCTGACCCGTTATCATCGGATGCGGGGGGACCGGACGCTGTGGCAGCCAGGGACCGACCATGCCGGGATTGCCACCCAGATGGTGGTGGAGCGGCAACTGGAGGCGGAGGGAAAGAGCCGGCATGATCTGGGGCGCGAGGCCTTCGAGGCGCGGGTGTGGCAGTGGAAGGGGCAATCGGGGGGGACGATTGTCGGTCAACTGCGCCGGTTGGGGGCATCCTGCGACTGGAGCCGCGAACGGTTTACCATGGATCGGGAGCTGTCGCATGCGGTTACCGAGGTTTTTGTCCGTCTGTATGAAGCGGGTTTGATCTATCGGGGAAAAAGGTTGGTCAATTGGGATCCGGTGTTGCGGACGGCGGTATCGGATCTGGAGGTGTTGTCGGAGAAGGAGGCGGGCCATCTGTGGCATTTGCGCTATCCTCTGGCGGATGGTTCGGGATTTTTGGTGGTGGCGACGACCCGTCCGGAGACGATGCTGGGGGATACGGCGGTGGCGGTTCATCCGGAGGATGAGCGCTACAAAGGGTTGGTCGGTGCCATGGTGACGTTGCCATTGACCGGTCGTCTGATTCCGATCATTGCCGATGACCATGTCGATCCCGAATTCGGGTCCGGGTGCGTCAAGATCACCCCCGGCCACGATTTCAACGACCATGCCATCGGTGAACGTCATCATTTGCCGGTGATCAGTGTCTTGGCCGCCGATGCCACGATCAACGAAAACGCCCCCGAGGTCTATCGTGGACTGGATCGATATGAAGCGCGTCGCCGGGTGGTCGCCGATCTGGAATCGCTGGGATTGCTGGAAAAAGTGGAACCGCATGAACTCATGGTTCCCCGGGGGGACCGGTCGCGATCGGTGATCGAACCGTTGTTGACCGATCAATGGTTTGTCCGGGTGGCGCCGTTGGCGCAAAAGGCGATCGCGGCGGTGGAGGAGGGGCGGATCCGGCTGGTTCCGGCCCACTGGGAGAAAACCTACTTCGAATGGATGCGCAACATTCAGGACTGGTGCATATCGCGTCAGATCTGGTGGGGGCATCGCATTCCCGCCTGGTATGGCCCCGATGGTCATCTGTTCGTGTGCAATTGCGAAGAGACGGTCTATGAACTGGCGGCGGAACACTATGGATCGCCGGTGCATCTGGAACGTGACCCGGACGTGTTGGATACCTGGTTTTCATCGGCGCTCTGGCCGTTTTCGACCCTGGGATGGCCTGGGGCGACGGAGGAACTCAAGACGTTCTACCCGACCAACTGCCTGGTCACCGGATTTGACATCATTTTTTTCTGGGTCGCCCGGATGATCATGATGGGGCTGGAATTTACCGAAGAGGTTCCTTTTCGTGACGTCTACATCACCGGGTTGATCCGCGATGCGGAGGGCAACAAGATGAGCAAGTCCAAGGGGAACATTCTGGATCCCCTGGACCTGATCGACGGGATCGATCTGGAGTCGCTGGTGGCCAAGAGGACGCGGGACATGATGCAGCCGCATCTGGCCGAACGGATCGAAAAGGCGACCCGTCGGGAATTTCCTCGGGGGATTCCTCCCTACGGCGCCGATGCGTTGCGCTTCACGATGGCCAGTCTCGCGACCCAGGGACGGGACATCAAGTTTGATCTTGGCCGGATTGAAGGATACCGCAATTTTTGTAATAAATTGTGGAACGCGAGCCGGTTTGTGTTGATGAATTCGCACGAGGGAAGCGAACGGGTCCTGGTTGTGGCAGGGGTTGCCTCCATCCCCGACCGATGGATCAGGGCGCGGTTGAAACGGGTGACCGAAGCGGTCCGCCGGGCGATCGAGGAGTACCGTTTCAACGATTATGCCCACCATATCTATCAATTTTTGTGGGGTGTCTATTGTGACTGGTACCTGGAGATGGTCAAGCCGGTCCTGTATGGCGATGGGATCGCGGAAGAGACCCGGGACATGACCCGTTCGACCATGCTGGAGGTGTTGGAAACGTCATTGCGCCTGTTGCATCCCCTGATGCCGTTCATTACCGAGGAACTCTGGTTGCGGGTGGCTTCGAGGGCCGGATGTGCCGGGAGTTCGATCATGTTGGCTTCGTGGCCCGAGGCGGAAGGGCTTGATGCCGAGGAAGAGGCCATCGAGCGGGAAATGGATTGGGTGATCGAAGTGGTGACGACGGTTCGGACGATACGCGCCGAACTGGAATTGCCGCCGGGCAAGGGGCTGCCGCTGGTGGTCCTGGGGGAGGAGTCGATCATCCAACGCTTGAAGCGGCATGAGCGCATCATTTCGGTGTTGGCGCGAATCGACCGATGGACGCGGGAGAATGAGGTTCCCGAGGGGGAAAACGCGACCGGGGTCGTGGGAGATCTGCGTCTTTACATTCCATTGGCGGGGTTGATGGATGTCGATGCGGAAATGGCGCGTTTACTGAAGGGATCGGAGAAACTGGCACGGGATTTGGAGCAGGTCGAGAAAAAATTGGCCAACCCTTCGTTCCTGTCGCGGGCAAACCCCGAGGTCGTAACGAAGGAACGGGCCAAGGAAGGGGAACTCAAGGAAAAAATCCATGAAATGAAGGAGGCGCTGCGGCGCCTGGAACGGATGCGGAGTTAA
- a CDS encoding D-alanyl-D-alanine carboxypeptidase, whose product MAGTGSKPAIAMRTENNLVWGQARTAWQGKTSINRDPCIRGVFVVPIIILSTLFLTFCLLPWSSSAVEPDRNALDIRATSAILGDLDTGVIMFEKDPDKVVPPASLTKIMTLYLIYEALAKGDMNLEQKLPVSEKAWRTAGSKTFVKVGDEIKVDDLIRGIAVQSGNDACVVVAEHLGGSEAGFIDMMNARAKELGLTNSHFMNPTGLPDPNHYTSARDLFKLASAIMNRYPEYSYFVKEKQYTFSGIQQYNRNRLLWRDPSITGLKTGHTREAGYCLVATSEKEGQRLSAVILGSTGSKVREEDALRLLRYGNRMFETVRVYEPGALIRSLRIWKGAEDFVDATVDKPIVVTIPRKERNSLEVGMVYEDPIFAPLEKGQQIGSVIVKFKGQELLNRPVVASRELPSGGFIGNLMDTVRLYFGW is encoded by the coding sequence ATGGCTGGAACCGGTTCGAAACCGGCCATCGCCATGCGCACCGAAAACAATCTGGTTTGGGGCCAGGCCCGGACTGCCTGGCAGGGAAAAACCTCGATCAACAGGGACCCTTGCATCCGAGGGGTTTTCGTCGTGCCAATCATCATACTGTCAACGCTGTTTTTGACGTTCTGTCTTCTTCCCTGGTCTTCTTCCGCGGTCGAACCCGATCGCAACGCACTCGACATTCGCGCCACGTCGGCGATTCTTGGTGACCTCGATACCGGCGTGATCATGTTCGAGAAGGACCCCGACAAGGTGGTGCCACCCGCCTCTCTGACCAAGATCATGACGCTGTATCTGATCTACGAGGCCCTGGCGAAAGGGGACATGAATCTGGAACAGAAACTTCCGGTCAGTGAAAAGGCGTGGCGGACTGCGGGATCGAAGACCTTCGTCAAGGTTGGCGATGAAATCAAGGTCGATGATTTGATCCGCGGGATTGCGGTGCAGAGCGGCAACGATGCCTGCGTCGTGGTGGCGGAACACCTGGGGGGATCGGAGGCGGGGTTCATCGACATGATGAACGCCAGGGCCAAGGAATTGGGATTGACCAACTCCCACTTCATGAATCCTACCGGATTGCCCGATCCCAACCACTACACCAGCGCCCGCGACCTGTTCAAACTTGCAAGTGCCATCATGAACCGCTATCCCGAGTACAGCTACTTCGTCAAGGAGAAGCAGTACACCTTCAGCGGCATCCAGCAGTACAACCGCAACCGTCTTTTGTGGCGGGACCCTTCCATCACCGGCCTCAAGACCGGTCATACCCGCGAGGCGGGTTATTGTCTGGTCGCCACCAGCGAGAAGGAGGGACAGCGGCTTTCCGCCGTCATTCTCGGTTCGACGGGCAGCAAGGTGCGCGAGGAGGATGCCCTGCGTCTCCTGCGTTATGGCAACCGCATGTTCGAAACCGTGCGCGTCTACGAACCGGGGGCTTTGATTCGCAGCCTTCGCATCTGGAAGGGGGCGGAGGACTTCGTCGATGCCACGGTGGACAAGCCGATCGTGGTGACCATCCCCAGAAAGGAAAGAAACAGCCTGGAGGTCGGGATGGTCTATGAAGATCCCATCTTCGCCCCACTGGAAAAGGGACAGCAGATCGGCTCGGTGATCGTTAAATTCAAGGGCCAGGAATTGCTCAATCGTCCTGTTGTGGCATCCAGGGAACTTCCCTCGGGAGGATTCATTGGCAATTTGATGGATACCGTCCGTCTGTATTTTGGATGGTGA
- a CDS encoding septal ring lytic transglycosylase RlpA family protein, translating into MTNKYSFDWTRIVTVVCCLLIAGCQSLPREDVSELEPPAPAKQKNLDHVKTGNPYTINGRTYFPMSRDDAENFVAEGIASWYGPNFHGEDTANGEFFDMYGMTGAHKTLPLPMTVRVTNLDNGRWTTIRVNDRGPFIGDRIIDLSKSAARELQFLDKGTAKVRIEALGFADPLPSDHPYSQNRRRLFANRLKTEQKNQQDLHNETGKVQNKRRDSEHTFFVQVGAFRSRENAASLANRIQSTGKTHVRAGTKNGDSYFRVLVGPFPSPLGADVMLARLSNLGLKKSRIVSE; encoded by the coding sequence ATGACAAACAAGTATTCCTTCGATTGGACCCGGATTGTGACGGTGGTGTGCTGCCTGCTGATCGCGGGGTGTCAGAGTTTGCCTCGGGAGGATGTCTCCGAGCTTGAACCTCCCGCTCCGGCGAAACAAAAGAATCTTGATCATGTCAAGACCGGCAATCCCTATACGATCAACGGTCGGACCTACTTTCCGATGTCCCGGGACGATGCGGAAAATTTTGTCGCCGAGGGGATTGCTTCCTGGTATGGTCCCAATTTTCATGGAGAAGATACCGCCAATGGTGAATTTTTCGACATGTACGGCATGACCGGGGCGCACAAGACCCTGCCCCTTCCCATGACGGTCCGGGTGACGAACCTGGACAACGGTCGTTGGACCACCATCCGGGTCAACGATCGTGGTCCGTTCATCGGCGACCGGATCATCGACCTTTCCAAGTCGGCTGCCCGGGAATTGCAGTTTCTCGACAAGGGGACGGCAAAGGTGCGCATCGAGGCTCTGGGCTTCGCCGATCCCCTGCCGAGTGATCATCCCTACAGTCAAAATCGGCGGCGCCTCTTTGCCAACCGGTTAAAAACAGAACAAAAGAACCAACAGGACTTGCATAACGAAACCGGAAAGGTCCAAAATAAACGTCGGGATTCAGAGCATACCTTCTTTGTCCAGGTTGGCGCCTTTCGTTCGCGTGAAAACGCGGCAAGTCTCGCCAACCGGATACAATCGACCGGAAAGACCCATGTTCGTGCGGGTACCAAGAATGGCGACAGCTATTTCAGGGTTTTGGTGGGTCCGTTTCCCTCTCCGCTTGGCGCCGATGTCATGCTGGCCCGACTGTCCAACCTTGGTTTGAAAAAATCCAGGATCGTTTCCGAATGA
- a CDS encoding ABC transporter ATP-binding protein: MAHHDGHRRPFPRPRANPLTDLEGMTWNDKTQEWRRRLRHVLPHAHQHRGAFAVGFILLALTNLSAAAIPYLLKRTTETLTATPDPGAIAPFALGLIVLALFNATIRVRARTHIFGIGRAVEFALRQRYHAHLLELDALFFDKEKTGDLVARGNNDITSIRMFIGPGFLQVSNTFMVYAITLPVMIGLDPSLTILVLAPFPIVLGGARILTRRLYRLSRKVADRFGALSGFVQESITGIPVIRTHAREEDWRRRFADETRELYEANVHHTRLQSLFAPLTMLSGGIGAVLLLGFGGQEVAAGRLTVGDFVAFSGYLAILIWPTVGFGWILTVLQRGLAALERVGRILDTQPFRTDAPQAPPLAQRLGGDITVKHLTFAFGNGPPVLKDIDLFIPQGGFFGLVGRIGSGKSALLSCLARLYPVADGCIRIGGHDLMSLGEADLRATVAMTPQESFLFATSLRENLDPGNRGLSDDELRAALKMVALEDEVARFPQGIDSLLGERGITLSGGQRQRVALARSLLAHPAILLLDDVFSSVDARTEERILENLRECAKTQTLLMVCHRVAALHHADRIILLEAGRIQGIGNHAELMKANPIYRDLHQKMELKEALRTMADGFPAPAAPSMEQIIP, encoded by the coding sequence ATGGCGCATCACGATGGTCACCGTCGCCCCTTTCCAAGGCCCCGTGCCAACCCCTTGACCGACCTCGAAGGCATGACCTGGAACGATAAAACCCAAGAATGGCGTCGCCGGCTGCGCCACGTCCTCCCCCATGCGCACCAGCACCGGGGGGCCTTTGCCGTCGGATTCATTCTTCTGGCGCTGACCAATCTGAGCGCCGCCGCCATCCCCTATCTTCTGAAGCGGACCACCGAAACCCTGACCGCCACACCCGACCCCGGAGCCATCGCCCCGTTTGCCCTGGGCCTGATTGTTCTGGCGCTCTTCAACGCGACCATCCGGGTTCGGGCCAGGACCCATATTTTCGGCATTGGCCGCGCGGTGGAATTTGCGCTGCGGCAACGCTACCATGCCCATCTTCTCGAACTCGATGCCCTCTTTTTCGACAAGGAAAAAACCGGTGACCTTGTCGCCCGCGGCAACAACGACATCACCTCCATCCGCATGTTCATCGGCCCTGGATTTCTCCAGGTTTCCAACACATTCATGGTCTATGCCATCACCCTCCCCGTCATGATCGGCCTCGATCCCTCCCTGACGATCCTGGTGCTCGCCCCCTTTCCCATCGTTCTCGGTGGCGCCAGGATCCTGACACGCCGTCTCTACCGCCTCAGCCGCAAGGTTGCCGACCGTTTCGGGGCATTGTCGGGTTTTGTCCAGGAATCGATCACCGGCATCCCGGTCATCCGTACCCATGCCCGGGAAGAGGACTGGCGCCGCCGTTTCGCCGACGAAACCCGGGAACTCTACGAAGCCAACGTGCATCATACCCGGCTGCAAAGCCTGTTTGCCCCTCTGACCATGCTCAGTGGCGGCATCGGCGCCGTTCTTCTCTTGGGTTTTGGCGGCCAGGAGGTGGCGGCGGGCCGGTTGACGGTCGGAGATTTCGTTGCCTTTTCGGGATACCTGGCCATTTTGATCTGGCCCACGGTCGGTTTCGGCTGGATCCTGACCGTGCTGCAACGGGGATTGGCCGCCCTGGAACGGGTGGGACGGATCCTCGACACCCAACCCTTCCGGACCGACGCGCCTCAAGCCCCTCCCCTCGCGCAACGCCTCGGAGGAGACATCACGGTCAAACACCTGACCTTCGCCTTCGGTAACGGACCACCGGTCCTGAAAGACATCGATCTGTTCATTCCACAGGGTGGATTTTTCGGCCTGGTGGGTCGGATCGGCTCGGGCAAGAGCGCCCTGTTGTCGTGTCTGGCGCGCCTCTATCCTGTCGCCGACGGGTGCATCCGGATTGGCGGACACGACCTGATGTCCCTGGGCGAGGCCGATCTTCGCGCAACCGTGGCCATGACACCGCAGGAAAGTTTTCTCTTCGCCACCTCCCTAAGGGAAAACCTCGATCCGGGAAATCGTGGCTTGTCCGACGATGAACTCCGGGCGGCCCTGAAAATGGTGGCGCTGGAGGATGAAGTGGCCCGGTTTCCCCAGGGCATCGACAGCCTCCTGGGCGAACGGGGGATCACCCTTTCGGGAGGCCAGCGCCAGAGGGTCGCTCTTGCGCGCTCGCTTCTGGCGCACCCGGCGATTCTACTCCTGGACGATGTCTTTTCCAGCGTCGATGCCCGCACCGAGGAACGGATCCTCGAAAACCTCAGGGAATGCGCCAAAACGCAGACCCTCCTCATGGTCTGCCACCGGGTGGCGGCCCTGCACCATGCCGACCGCATCATTCTTCTGGAAGCGGGACGCATCCAGGGGATCGGCAATCATGCCGAACTCATGAAAGCAAACCCCATCTACAGAGACCTGCACCAGAAGATGGAACTCAAGGAAGCCCTGCGGACGATGGCCGATGGATTTCCAGCCCCTGCCGCGCCTTCCATGGAACAGATCATCCCATGA
- a CDS encoding ABC transporter ATP-binding protein, with protein sequence MTPAIHPDTDETRYGRFMDWRLFTRFLSYAAPYRRWITAALIFLPANALIQMAQPLLIRQAVDDHLTTGNMDGFVGLIALFILLVGLQFAIGYVQSFTNAALGQRVVRDIRDHLFSHLLSLEAAWFNRQTSGRLTNRIVNDTEAVSQMVSSGLVNLIGDFLLLVGIGVSMTLLSPGLSLVTLLAMPVIVVGTVLITRNMRLVQRQGRLLQGQMAGRMTEEVEGAEVLRLFAGQEHRRLRFGHLNQEHFDTVLKSNFLEALQFSFIEAASTITMALLFWYGATLVAQGETTIGTIVAFIDYLRRIFFPIRDLSGKFTTMQAAMTALERIFHLLDTPPAIRDPVVPSPLPPFRGEIRFSDCDFSYGDAPVLKGIHGIISPGEKVAIVGPTGSGKTSLVKLINRIHEPTRGAVFIDGLEVRRYPLGTLRRLVGMVQQETFLFAGTIARNIGLDDPAIGPEQLHAAAVQSGAITFIDRLPQGMATILSERGGNLSAGERQLLGITRMFAFNPAILVMDEATSSVDTISERIIQTALKRLLEHRTALIIAHRLGTIRHVDRILVLVQGRITETGTHEELIAKNGVYARLHALQFREDTATMMELQSDISNPEGQFAPLPNNQPNGDADEPTQRRSPFE encoded by the coding sequence ATGACCCCCGCCATCCACCCCGACACCGATGAAACCCGTTATGGCCGCTTCATGGATTGGCGGCTGTTCACCCGTTTCCTCTCCTATGCCGCCCCCTATCGCCGCTGGATCACCGCCGCCCTGATCTTCCTGCCCGCAAACGCCCTGATCCAAATGGCGCAACCCCTGTTGATCCGGCAGGCGGTGGATGATCACCTGACCACGGGAAACATGGATGGATTCGTTGGCCTCATCGCCCTGTTCATCCTTCTGGTCGGCTTGCAGTTTGCCATCGGCTATGTTCAATCCTTCACCAATGCCGCCCTGGGACAGCGCGTGGTCCGAGACATTCGCGACCATCTTTTTTCCCATCTTCTGTCGCTGGAGGCAGCCTGGTTCAACCGCCAGACCAGCGGTCGTCTGACCAACCGCATCGTCAACGACACCGAGGCAGTCAGCCAGATGGTCAGCTCCGGACTGGTCAACCTGATCGGTGATTTTCTGCTTCTTGTGGGAATCGGCGTGTCGATGACGCTGCTGTCACCCGGGCTCTCCCTGGTGACCCTCCTGGCCATGCCGGTCATCGTCGTCGGCACCGTCCTCATCACCCGGAACATGCGCCTTGTTCAGCGCCAGGGCCGCCTCCTCCAGGGACAGATGGCGGGAAGGATGACCGAGGAGGTCGAGGGCGCGGAAGTATTGCGCCTGTTCGCCGGTCAGGAACACCGCCGCCTGCGGTTTGGCCATCTCAACCAGGAACATTTCGATACCGTCCTCAAGAGCAACTTTCTCGAAGCCCTGCAATTCAGTTTCATCGAGGCCGCCTCGACGATCACCATGGCCCTTCTTTTCTGGTATGGGGCCACCCTGGTCGCCCAGGGGGAGACCACCATCGGCACCATCGTCGCCTTCATCGACTATCTGCGCCGCATCTTTTTTCCGATCCGCGATCTTTCGGGAAAATTCACCACCATGCAGGCGGCCATGACCGCCCTGGAACGGATTTTTCATCTGCTGGATACCCCGCCGGCCATCCGTGATCCCGTAGTCCCCTCGCCGCTGCCCCCCTTTCGTGGCGAGATCCGTTTTTCCGATTGCGACTTCAGCTACGGCGACGCCCCGGTCCTGAAAGGAATCCACGGTATCATAAGTCCCGGAGAAAAAGTCGCCATCGTCGGCCCCACGGGATCGGGAAAAACAAGTCTTGTCAAACTGATCAACCGCATCCACGAACCAACCCGGGGAGCGGTCTTCATCGATGGCCTGGAGGTGCGCCGCTATCCCCTGGGAACCCTCAGACGCCTGGTCGGAATGGTGCAGCAGGAAACCTTTCTCTTTGCCGGCACCATTGCCCGGAACATCGGCCTCGACGATCCCGCCATCGGCCCGGAGCAACTCCATGCCGCCGCCGTCCAGTCCGGGGCCATCACCTTCATCGACCGCCTTCCCCAGGGAATGGCCACGATTTTGTCGGAACGTGGTGGCAACCTGTCCGCCGGTGAACGGCAACTCCTGGGGATCACCCGCATGTTTGCCTTCAACCCCGCCATTCTGGTCATGGATGAGGCAACCAGCTCGGTCGATACCATCAGCGAACGAATCATCCAGACCGCCCTGAAACGGCTCCTGGAACATCGAACCGCCCTCATCATCGCCCACCGCCTCGGGACCATACGCCATGTCGATCGCATCCTCGTCCTGGTCCAGGGCCGGATCACGGAAACGGGAACCCATGAGGAACTGATCGCAAAAAATGGGGTCTATGCCCGACTGCATGCATTGCAGTTTCGCGAAGATACCGCCACCATGATGGAGCTCCAATCCGACATTTCCAATCCCGAAGGACAATTCGCTCCGCTACCCAACAACCAACCCAACGGTGACGCCGATGAGCCAACGCAACGACGCTCCCCCTTCGAATGA